A genomic window from Elaeis guineensis isolate ETL-2024a chromosome 3, EG11, whole genome shotgun sequence includes:
- the LOC105041740 gene encoding uncharacterized protein, whose product MEKLSSFHGLVIVLAFSHLIDFSHAVPSTRAQRMMQETGNHGAVTETAQEYVRNERMDLDINDYPGSSANDRHTPRPPERS is encoded by the exons ATGGAAAAACTATCATCATTTCATGGACTAGTGATTGTATTGGCCTTCTCTCATCTAATTGATTTCTCTCATGCAGTCCCTTCAACAA GAGCTCAAAGAATGATGCAGGAAACTGGAAACCATGGGGCAGTTACTGAAACCGCTCAG GAATATGTCAGGAATGAAAGGATGGATTTGGATATCAATGACTATCCAGGATCAAGTGCTAATGATCGCCATACTCCGAGGCCCCCAGAAAGGAGCTGA